A window of the Bombina bombina isolate aBomBom1 chromosome 3, aBomBom1.pri, whole genome shotgun sequence genome harbors these coding sequences:
- the LOC128652075 gene encoding cytochrome c oxidase assembly protein COX14 homolog — protein sequence MAPPKRLADIGYKLFSGSMMLLTVYGGYLCSMRAYRYFQRREQLQAAAENQTEAIMKE from the coding sequence ATGGCTCCTCCCAAGCGATTAGCAGACATCGGATACAAGCTGTTCTCAGGCTCCATGATGCTATTAACCGTGTATGGAGGTTACCTGTGTAGCATGCGGGCATATCGATACTTCCAGCGGAGGGAACAATTGCAGGCGGCAGCAGAGAATCAGACGGAGGCTATCATGAAAGAATGA